From one Triticum urartu cultivar G1812 chromosome 3, Tu2.1, whole genome shotgun sequence genomic stretch:
- the LOC125546815 gene encoding COPII coat assembly protein sec16-like: MSSPPIPPRPPPLPHASPTTTATDSSTTAAASTGTTASLSAPLSSAPGTTPGQGQPQLPIQQPSPQLPIQQPSPPPSPPPPPYGPPPPLHQTAATGQQALAALTGGYPALPAPAASTTPWPQWPTPFTAPTAPSASTQGPQWPTWTPPSAPPSTVPSLPAATARAPPPPPPNPGPGGSSPSGLPIQEVRFPSSPSLLPDWLHGPPSAPTEARPPSGSPWQPEASGVSGQYVGPSTLDRAPSSALRTAEAVAPGAPHQQPPWFAKIDFATYDGSEDPLNWLNQCDQFFRGQRTPASERTWLASYHLRGAAQTWYYALKQDEGGMPPWDRFRELCLLWFGPPVRGSRLAELGRLSFTSTVQDFADRFQALECHAPGVTALQRAELFVGGLPDHIRVDVEMKGPQDLQTAMYYARAFEQRAQALTSPRPSAPRGGRQPPRPPPAAPASSTTAPAATPAPTRPFRRLTQAEQLERRRLGLCFNCDAPYAPGHVCPHLFYLETTDEIEDDTPEADLGAPTLAEPAAAPAPGPTTAFVVSLHALAGICDERTMLLPVIIHGERLVALLDTGSTHNFLP; encoded by the exons ATGTCTTCCCCGCCAATCCCACCACGGCCGCCACCGCTGCCCCACGCCTCCCCCACCACCACTGCCACCGATTCCTCCACTACTGCCGCCGCGTCGACGGGCACTACGGCCTCCCTGTCGGCGCCGCTCTCCTCCGCCCCCGGCACCACGCCGGGCCAGGGCCAGCCGCAGCTTCCCATCCAGCAGCCATCGCCGCAGCTTCCCATCCAGCAGCCATCGCCGCCGCCTTCCCCCCCGCCGCC CCCATACGGGCCGCCCCCACCGCTCCACCAGACCGCGGCCACGGGCCAGCAGGCGCTGGCGGCTCTCACCGGCGGCTACCCGGCGCTTCCCGCTCCGGCGGCTTCGACGACGCCCTGGCCACAATGGCCGACGCCGTTCACGGCGCCAACCGCGCCGTCCGCCTCCACGCAAGGCCCGCAGTGGCCGACCTGGACCCCACCATCCGCGCCACCCTCCACCGTGCCGTCCCTCCCGGCGGCCACGGCGCgcgctccaccaccgccaccgcccAACCCTGGGCCGGGCGGGTCCTCGCCGAGCGGCCTCCCGATCCAGGAGGTCCGCTTTCCTTCGTCGCCATCGCTGCTGCCCGACTGGCTCCACGGGCCGCCGTCGGCTCCCACGGAGGCCCGACCCCCGTCAGGGTCCCCGTGGCAGCCCGAGGCGTCGGGCGTCTCAGGGCAGTACGTCGGGCCGTCTACCCTGGACCGGGCGCCGTCCTCCGCCCTCCGCACCGCCGAGGCCGTGGCCCCGGGCGCCCCACACCAGCAGCCGCCCTGGTTCGCCAAAATTGACTTCGCCACGTACGACGGTTCCGAAGACCCGCTTAACTGGCTAAACCAATGTGACCAGTTCTTCCGCGGACAGCGCACGCCCGCGTCCGAGCGCACGTGGCTGGCTTCCTACCATCTTCGCGGGGCCGCCCAGACCTGGTACTACGCCCTCAAGCAGGACGAGGGCGGCATGCCACCGTGGGATCGCTTCCGCGAGCTCTGTCTTCTTTGGTTCGGGCCACCGGTACGCGGGAGCCGCTTGGCCGAGTTGGGCCGCCTATCATTCACCTCCACGGTGCAGGATTTCGCCGACCGCTTCCAGGCTCTAGAGTGCCACGCGCCTGGTGTGACAGCCTTACAGCGGGCGGAGCTCTTCGTCGGCGGCCTTCCCGACCACATCCGCGTGGACGTTGAGATGAAGGGACCACAAGACCTTCAGACGGCCATGTACTACGCGCGGGCGTTCGAGCAGCGTGCCCAGGCTTTGACGTCGCCGCGGCCATCCGCGCCGCGTGGGGGCCGCCAGCCTCCCCGCCCGCCTCCGGCAGCACCGGCGTCCTCTACCACCGCCCCGGCCGCTACCCCAGCCCCGACACGGCCGTTCCGGCGCCTCACTCAGGCGGAGCAGCTGGAACGCAGGCGCCTGGGCCTGTGCTTCAACTGCGATGCGCCATATGCACCGGGCCATGTTTGTCCGCACCTTTTCTACCTGGAGACGACGGACGAGATCGAGGATGACACCCCGGAGGCCGACCTCGGCGCCCCGACTCTTGCGGAGCCCGCAGCGGCACCCGCACCGGGCCCGACTACCGCCTTCGTGGTGTCCCTTCATGCGCTGGCCGGCATCTGTGATGAACGGACGATGCTTTTACCGGTCATTATCCATGGCGAGCGCCTAGTGGCCCTCCTGGACACAGGTTCCACGCATAATTTCCTGCCATAG